The following are encoded together in the Mycosarcoma maydis chromosome 4, whole genome shotgun sequence genome:
- a CDS encoding uncharacterized protein (related to lignostilbene alpha,beta-dioxygenase I), with product MAPTATQDPVAVAVPASKAAKHGYVHPTDMLPSGWPTATDLSGGAQPRRFEGTIFDVMVRGTIPKELYGTFYRIMPDYAEAPTYYKGGELNAPIDGDGTVAAFRFKDGKVDYRQRFVETDRFKVERRARKSMYGLYRNPYTHHPCVRQTVDSTANTNVVMHAGRFLAMKENGNAYELDPHTLQTLGYNPFKLPSKTMTAHPKQCSVTGNLVGFGYEAKGLATKDVYYFEVDPSGKVVHELWLEAPWCAFIHDCALTPNYLVLMLWPFEANLDRMKAGGHHWAYDYDKPITWITIPRGAKSKDQVKCWYWKNGMPIHTASGFEDDQGRIIIDSSLVHGNAFPFFPPDSAEQRQKQQSDGTPKAQFVRWTIDPRNDSNERLPDPEVILDTPSEFPQIDNRFMGVEYSSAFINVFVPDRSDGNKNVFQGLNGLAHYRRKQGTTEWYYAGDNCLIQEPVFSPRSADAPEGDGFVLAIVDRLDLNRSEVVIIDTRDFTTAIAAVQLPFAIRSGIHGQWIPGQVTPDFDSRGLIDLPKQQHWAPPSQSAFDPNM from the coding sequence ATGGCGCCTACCGCAACCCAAGATCcagtggcagtggcggTGCCTGCCTCGAAAGCAGCCAAGCATGGCTACGTCCACCCGACCGACATGCTTCCGTCCGGCTGGCCAACGGCTACCGATCTGTCCGGAGGTGCACAGCCGCGCCGATTCGAAGGCACCATCTTCGACGTCATGGTGCGCGGTACGATCCCCAAGGAGCTGTACGGTACGTTTTACCGTATCATGCCCGACTACGCCGAGGCGCCGACGTACTACAAGGGAGGCGAGCTCAATGCGCCCATTGACGGCGATGGCACCGTGGCGGCGTTCCGGTTCAAGGACGGCAAGGTCGACTACCGCCAGCGATTCGTCGAGACCGATCGATTCAAGGTGGAACGTCGTGCGAGGAAGAGCATGTACGGTCTGTACCGCAACCCATACACGCACCATCCGTGTGTGAGGCAGACAGTCGACTCGAcggccaacaccaacgtcgTCATGCACGCCGGAAGGTTCCTAGCCATGAAGGAGAACGGCAACGCATACGAGCTCGACCCGCACACACTCCAGACGCTCGGCTACAACCCATTCAAGCTGCCCTCCAAGACAATGACGGCGCACCCCAAGCAGTGTTCGGTGACGGGCAACCTGGTAGGCTTCGGATACGAGGCCAAAGGATTGGCCACCAAAGATGTCTATTACTTTGAGGTGGATCCGTCCGGTAAAGTGGTGCACGAGCTCTGGCTGGAAGCTCCGTGGTGTGCGTTTATCCACGACTGCGCGCTGACACCCAACTACCTCGTGCTGATGCTTTGGCCATTCGAGGCCAACCTCGATAGGATGAAGGCGGGCGGTCACCACTGGGCGTACGACTACGACAAGCCGATCACTTGGATCACGATCCCTCGCGGtgccaagagcaaagacCAAGTCAAGTGCTGGTACTGGAAGAACGGCATGCCCATCCACACAGCTTCCGGATTCGAGGATGACCAAGGTCGCATCATCATTGATTCGTCACTGGTGCACGGCAATGCGTTCCCCTTTTTCCCGCCCGACTCGGCCGAGCAGAGGCAGAAACAGCAATCTGACGGAACGCCTAAAGCTCAATTTGTGCGATGGACCATCGATCCGCGCAATGATAGCAATGAGCGTCTGCCCGATCCCGAGGTGATTCTCGACACGCCTTCCGAGTTCCCGCAGATCGACAACCGTTTCATGGGCGTCGAGTACTCGAGCGCGTTTATCAACGTCTTTGTACCCGACCGCAGCGATGGCAACAAGAACGTCTTCCAGGGCCTCAACGGTCTTGCGCACTACCGACGTAAACAAGGCACTACCGAATGGTACTATGCCGGCGACAATTGCCTGATTCAAGAACCCGTCTTCAGCCCGCGCTCCGCCGACGCACCCGAAGGCGACGGCTTTGTGCTCGCGATTGTCGACCGTCTCGATTTGAACCGCAGCGAGGTGGTCATCATCGACACCAGAGACTTTACCACCGCGATTGCCGCTGTTCAACTCCCCTTCGCTATCCGTTCCGGCATCCACGGCCAGTGGATCCCCGGCCAGGTCACCCCCGACTTTGACTCAAGAGGCCTCATCGACCTGCCAAAGCAACAACACTGGGCTCCGCCTTCTCAAAGCGCCTTTGATCCGAACATGTAA
- a CDS encoding E3 ubiquitin-protein ligase RAD18 (related to postreplication repair protein uvsH/nuvA), giving the protein MQSSIANNWMDDVTDPSDWKDDFALLRNLDASLRCDLCFDIYTSPVSLKSCHHTFCSSCIRTHINQSGNAGSFCPKCRQTKAYDSELIPQPVLEVTALEWKSSRSFLVRLQTHHNTRRLSPPPRSAEASRCVIAGPSKRPQSLHDGTHGESSPTRSSPRRSKRIKTDLSTVTTEPSAGSRSSPLTVQDDDDDDDDENDGLHRTDDEFELNRGQDTDADYIDSATSTHSSRAKRCSSQHSPPLRSPPPPPPLPPNALDRELKADDLVECPICSHKFTLSALHRHLDSVSCYPGFPEPSPEERGLAPKSAKPSSSSWLTLATIHSDATSSMAASEKRLHRPQYNLKSDRDLRKLLDDAGLPTSGDREKLVERHRQWVNLWNANLDSTKARRSTLQLRKELAAWERAKWSAKDHSALVDRQKTSWIQSNKSQFHSLIEKARIGAIKDHKLRHAPSTSESMCAADTPHGEHKSERQPHRISSSPGTLEAASEVTAPPQSLVSES; this is encoded by the exons ATGCAGTCGTCCATAGCTAACAACTGGATGGACGATGTCACTGATCCTTCCGATTGGAAAGACGACTTTGCGCTTCTGAGGAACCTCGACGCCTCATTACGCTGCGATCTCTGCTTT GATATCTATACTTCGCCCGTTTCGCTCAAGAGCTGCCATCACACTTTTTGCTCTTCCTGCATCCGTACCCACATCAACCAGTCGGGCAACGCCGGCAGCTTCTGTCCCAAGTGTCGCCAAACCAAAGCCTATGACTCCGAGTTGATACCTCAGCCCGTGCTCGAGGTCACTGCGCTCGAGTGGAAATCGTCTCGCTCGTTTCTTGTTCGCCTCCAGACGCACCACAACACACGCCGCCTTTCGCCTCCTCCGCGCTCAGCCGAAGCGAGTCGTTGCGTCATCGCGGGTCCGTCCAAGCGCCCCCAGTCGCTCCACGACGGCACCCACGGTGAATCATCTCCCACCCGCTCGAGTCCACGCAGATCCAAACGCATCAAGACCGATCTTTCCACCGTCACAACCGAACCATCCGCCGGCTCGCGTTCGTCTCCCCTCACCGTccaggacgacgacgacgatgacgatgacgagaatGATGGCCTCCATCGCACCGATGACGAATTTGAGCTCAACCGCGGTCAGGACACCGATGCCGACTACATTGATTCTGCCACAAGCACCCACTCATCGCGCGCAAAGcggtgcagcagccagcatTCGCCTCCACTGCggtcgccgccgccgccaccgccgctgccgccaaaTGCGCTAGATCGAGAGCTCAAGGCCGACGACTTGGTCGAATGTCCGATTTGTAGTCACAAATTTACTCTCTCGGCCTTGCATCGGCATCTCGATTCTGTAAGCTGCTATCCGGGCTTTCCCGAACCATCGCCCGAGGAGCGAGGGCTGGCACCCAAGTCTGCAaagccatcgtcgtcgtcctggCTCACTCTGGCCACTATCCACTCGGACGCCACCTCGAGCATGGCTGCCAGTGAGAAGCGTCTGCACCGTCCGCAATACAATCTGAAATCGGATCGTGATCTACGCAagttgctcgacgacgctggCCTGCCTACGTCGGGCGATCGAGAAAAGCTCGTCGAACGCCACCGTCAATGGGTCAACCTTTGGAACGCCAACCTGGACTCGACCAAGGCGAGGCGCAGCAcactgcagctgcgcaaggAGCTCGCAGCTTGGGAACGCGCAAAGTGGTCGGCAAAGGATCACTCGGCGCTCGTGGACAGGCAAAAGACCAGCTGGATCCAATCGAACAAGTCGCAGTTTCACAGTCTCATTGAAAAGGCAAGAATAGGCGCCATCAAGGACCACAAACTCAGACAcgcgccatcgacgagcgagtcgatgtGTGCCGCTGACACGCCACATGGCGAGCACAAGTCCGAGCGTCAACCTCACCGCATCAGTTCCAGTCCAGGAACGCTCGAGGCAGCTTCCGAGGTCACAGCACCGCCGCAGTCGCTCGTATCCGAGTCGTAG